In one Myxocyprinus asiaticus isolate MX2 ecotype Aquarium Trade chromosome 29, UBuf_Myxa_2, whole genome shotgun sequence genomic region, the following are encoded:
- the LOC127419864 gene encoding zinc finger protein 271-like isoform X5 codes for MLDMNDFITEISPLKKEVTSLKTKLMEREDRLQELEKVSCQSSVCVTDGTSTECQDSVWSGRDQSTSQRLLDKLSEQRSRDTKDSKLTLLCSTDGNQGDQTSTDSLTSVSNAGEQQMLQIPVKMCSVKLLDCRNLMKMRGEFKVEEQQSNEDDDDDNDQISTESLASVCNAGEQQMLKTPVKIEVKQEEIKEEQQSDTNDDQTSTESLASVCNAGEQQMLQIPVKMCSVKLLDCRNLMKMRGEFKVEEQQSNEDDDVYDQTSTESLASVSNAGEQQMLQTPVRIEVKQEEIKEENIAEEQQRDEGDYISSELMEAKEKYQELNKVEEKLQCQKHHDFTTGGKSLSCSKTKKNLSLEKHKRRAAKNIFTCSQCGKSFTNKSQLNKHMKVHTGEKPYTCHQCGKSFTYTISLKGHLCCHSGERPFECEKCGKTFVLNSSLRKHLNTHTDEKPYKCSFCGNRFAHLSYLKNHQKIHTGVGAHMCFECGKTFITADSMKQHQRIHAGEKPYKCSHCGKSFTQSQDLKKHERIHTGEKPYKCSHCEKSFTQSQTLKTHKRIHTGEKPYKCSHCGKSFNLSENLKKHERIHTGEKPYKCSHCEKSFTQSQNLKTHEIIHTGEKPYKCSHCEKSFTQSQDLKKHERIHTGEKPYKCSHCEKSFTLSHHLKTHERFHTGEKPYKCSHCEKSFTQSQNLKTHKRIHTVEKPYKCSHCEKRFTQSQDLKKHERIHTGEKPYKCSHCGKSFNLSENLKKHKRIHTGEKPYKCSHCEKSFTQSQNLKTHERIHTVEKPYKCSHCEKSFTQSQDLKKHKRIHTGEKPFKCSHCEKSFTLSHHLKTHERFHTGEKPYKCSHCEKSFTQSQNLKTHERIHTGEKPFKCSHCGKSFSLSENLKKQERIHTGEKSYNCSSCGKSFRAASNLHRHVNRISRHTEQINLQVQQD; via the exons ATGCTGGATATGaatgatttcatcacagaaatctctccgctgaagaaagaggtgacgtcactgaagacaaagctgatggagagagaggacaggttacag gagctggaaaaggtttcctgtcaatcttcagtgtgtgtgactgatgggacctccacagaatgtcaggattcagtgtggagcggcagagatcagtccacaTCACAGCgactgctggacaaactctctgaacagagatccagagacacaaAGGACTCAaagctcactttactctgttctactgatggtaatcagggtgatcaaacctccacagactCTCTGACTTCTGTTAgtaatgctggagaacagcagatgctgcagataccagtgaagatgtgttcagtgaagctgctggactgcaggaacctgatgaagatgagaggagaattcaaagtagaggaacaacagagtaatgaagatgatgatgatgataatgatcaaatctccacagagtctctggcttctgtctgtaatgctggagaacagcagatgctgaagacaccagtgaagatcgaagtgaagcaggaggagataaaagaggAACAGCAGAGTGATACTAatgatgatcaaacctccacagagtctctggcttctgtttgtaatgctggagaacagcagatgctgcagataccagtgaagatgtgttcagtgaagctgctggactgcaggaacctgatgaagatgagaggagaattcaaagtagaggaacaacagagtaatgaagatgatgatgtttatgatcaaacctccacagagtctctggcttctgtcagtaatgctggagaacagcagatgctgcagacaccagtgaggatcgaagtgaagcaggaggagataaaagaagaaaacatagcagaggaacaacagagagaTGAAGGTGATTATATTTCTTCAG agctgatggaagCGAAAGAGAAATATCAAGAACTGAATAAAGTGGAGGAGAAACTTCagtgtcagaaacatcatgacTTCACAACTGGAGGAAAATCTTTGAGTTGCTCAAAGACTAAGAAGAATTTATCACTAGAGAAGCATAAAAGAAGAGCAGCCAAAAATATTTTCACCTGCtcacagtgtggaaagagtttcacaaataaaagccagcttaataaacacatgaaagttcatactggagagaaaccttacacgtgccatcagtgtgggaaaagTTTCACATATACAATTAGTCTCAAAGGTCATCTCTGCTGTCACTCTGGAGAGAgaccatttgaatgtgaaaagtgtggtaaaacatttgttttgaattcaAGCCTAAGAAAACATCTGAATACTcacacagatgagaagccttacaagtgttctttttgtggaaaccGTTTTGCACACCTGTCCTATTTGAAAAATcaccagaaaatacataccgGTGTGGGGgctcatatgtgctttgaatgtgggaagaccTTTATTACAGCCGACAGCATGAAACAGCACCAAAGAATTCAtgctggagaaaaaccatacaagtgctcacactgtggaaaaagtttcactcaatcacaagacctgaaaaaacatgaaagaatccatactggagaaaaaccttacaagtgctcacactgtgaaaaaagtttcactcagtcacaaaccctgaaaacacacaagagaattcatactggagaaaaaccttacaagtgctcacactgtggaaagagtttcaatctGTCTGAAAacctgaaaaaacacgagagaatccatactggagaaaaaccttacaagtgctcacactgtgaaaagagtttcactcagtcacaaaacctgaaaacacatgagataatccatactggagaaaaaccttacaagtgctcacactgtgaaaagagtttcactcagtcacaagacctgaaaaaacacgagagaatccatactggagagaaaccttacaagtgctcacactgtgaaaagagtttcactctgtcacatcacctgaaaacacacgagagattccatactggagaaaaaccttacaagtgctcacactgtgaaaagagtttcactcagtcacaaaacctgaaaacacacaagagaattcatactgtagaaaaaccttacaagtgctcacactgtgaaaagagattcactcagtcacaagacctgaaaaaacacgagagaatccatactggagaaaaaccttacaagtgctcacactgtggaaagagtttcaatctGTCTGAAAACCTGAAAAAAcacaagagaatccatactggagaaaaaccttacaagtgctcacactgtgaaaagagtttcactcagtcacaaaacctgaaaacacatgagagaattcatactgtagaaaaaccttacaagtgctcacactgtgaaaagagtttcactcagtcacaagacctgaaaaaacacaagagaattcatactggagaaaaacctttcaagtgctcacactgtgaaaagagtttcactctgtcacatcacctgaaaacacacgagagattccatactggagaaaaaccttacaagtgctcacactgtgaaaagagttttactcagtcacaaaacctaaaaacacacgagagaattcatactggagaaaaacctttcaagtgctcacactgtggaaagagtttcagtctgtcagaaaacctgaaaaaacaagagagaattcatactggagagaaatcATACAACTGCTCTTCGTGTGGGAAAAGTTTCAGGGCAGCAAGTAATCTACATAGACATGTAAATAGAATTAGTAGACACACTGAGCAAATTAATCTTCAGGTCCAGCAAGATTAA
- the LOC127419864 gene encoding zinc finger protein 271-like isoform X1, whose protein sequence is MMTCIHMFIMREQVDVICSKSVRTDLSMLDIDDFITEISPLKKEVTSLKTKLMERDDRLQLEKVSCQSSVCVTDGTSTECQDSVWSGRDQSTSQRLLDKLSEQRSRDTKDSKLTLLCSTDGNQGDQTSTDSLTSVSNAGEQQMLQIPVKMCSVKLLDCRNLMKMRGEFKVEEQQSNEDDDDDNDQISTESLASVCNAGEQQMLKTPVKIEVKQEEIKEEQQSDTNDDQTSTESLASVCNAGEQQMLQIPVKMCSVKLLDCRNLMKMRGEFKVEEQQSNEDDDVYDQTSTESLASVSNAGEQQMLQTPVRIEVKQEEIKEENIAEEQQRDEGDYISSELMEAKEKYQELNKVEEKLQCQKHHDFTTGGKSLSCSKTKKNLSLEKHKRRAAKNIFTCSQCGKSFTNKSQLNKHMKVHTGEKPYTCHQCGKSFTYTISLKGHLCCHSGERPFECEKCGKTFVLNSSLRKHLNTHTDEKPYKCSFCGNRFAHLSYLKNHQKIHTGVGAHMCFECGKTFITADSMKQHQRIHAGEKPYKCSHCGKSFTQSQDLKKHERIHTGEKPYKCSHCEKSFTQSQTLKTHKRIHTGEKPYKCSHCGKSFNLSENLKKHERIHTGEKPYKCSHCEKSFTQSQNLKTHEIIHTGEKPYKCSHCEKSFTQSQDLKKHERIHTGEKPYKCSHCEKSFTLSHHLKTHERFHTGEKPYKCSHCEKSFTQSQNLKTHKRIHTVEKPYKCSHCEKRFTQSQDLKKHERIHTGEKPYKCSHCGKSFNLSENLKKHKRIHTGEKPYKCSHCEKSFTQSQNLKTHERIHTVEKPYKCSHCEKSFTQSQDLKKHKRIHTGEKPFKCSHCEKSFTLSHHLKTHERFHTGEKPYKCSHCEKSFTQSQNLKTHERIHTGEKPFKCSHCGKSFSLSENLKKQERIHTGEKSYNCSSCGKSFRAASNLHRHVNRISRHTEQINLQVQQD, encoded by the exons ctggaaaaggtttcctgtcaatcttcagtgtgtgtgactgatgggacctccacagaatgtcaggattcagtgtggagcggcagagatcagtccacaTCACAGCgactgctggacaaactctctgaacagagatccagagacacaaAGGACTCAaagctcactttactctgttctactgatggtaatcagggtgatcaaacctccacagactCTCTGACTTCTGTTAgtaatgctggagaacagcagatgctgcagataccagtgaagatgtgttcagtgaagctgctggactgcaggaacctgatgaagatgagaggagaattcaaagtagaggaacaacagagtaatgaagatgatgatgatgataatgatcaaatctccacagagtctctggcttctgtctgtaatgctggagaacagcagatgctgaagacaccagtgaagatcgaagtgaagcaggaggagataaaagaggAACAGCAGAGTGATACTAatgatgatcaaacctccacagagtctctggcttctgtttgtaatgctggagaacagcagatgctgcagataccagtgaagatgtgttcagtgaagctgctggactgcaggaacctgatgaagatgagaggagaattcaaagtagaggaacaacagagtaatgaagatgatgatgtttatgatcaaacctccacagagtctctggcttctgtcagtaatgctggagaacagcagatgctgcagacaccagtgaggatcgaagtgaagcaggaggagataaaagaagaaaacatagcagaggaacaacagagagaTGAAGGTGATTATATTTCTTCAG agctgatggaagCGAAAGAGAAATATCAAGAACTGAATAAAGTGGAGGAGAAACTTCagtgtcagaaacatcatgacTTCACAACTGGAGGAAAATCTTTGAGTTGCTCAAAGACTAAGAAGAATTTATCACTAGAGAAGCATAAAAGAAGAGCAGCCAAAAATATTTTCACCTGCtcacagtgtggaaagagtttcacaaataaaagccagcttaataaacacatgaaagttcatactggagagaaaccttacacgtgccatcagtgtgggaaaagTTTCACATATACAATTAGTCTCAAAGGTCATCTCTGCTGTCACTCTGGAGAGAgaccatttgaatgtgaaaagtgtggtaaaacatttgttttgaattcaAGCCTAAGAAAACATCTGAATACTcacacagatgagaagccttacaagtgttctttttgtggaaaccGTTTTGCACACCTGTCCTATTTGAAAAATcaccagaaaatacataccgGTGTGGGGgctcatatgtgctttgaatgtgggaagaccTTTATTACAGCCGACAGCATGAAACAGCACCAAAGAATTCAtgctggagaaaaaccatacaagtgctcacactgtggaaaaagtttcactcaatcacaagacctgaaaaaacatgaaagaatccatactggagaaaaaccttacaagtgctcacactgtgaaaaaagtttcactcagtcacaaaccctgaaaacacacaagagaattcatactggagaaaaaccttacaagtgctcacactgtggaaagagtttcaatctGTCTGAAAacctgaaaaaacacgagagaatccatactggagaaaaaccttacaagtgctcacactgtgaaaagagtttcactcagtcacaaaacctgaaaacacatgagataatccatactggagaaaaaccttacaagtgctcacactgtgaaaagagtttcactcagtcacaagacctgaaaaaacacgagagaatccatactggagagaaaccttacaagtgctcacactgtgaaaagagtttcactctgtcacatcacctgaaaacacacgagagattccatactggagaaaaaccttacaagtgctcacactgtgaaaagagtttcactcagtcacaaaacctgaaaacacacaagagaattcatactgtagaaaaaccttacaagtgctcacactgtgaaaagagattcactcagtcacaagacctgaaaaaacacgagagaatccatactggagaaaaaccttacaagtgctcacactgtggaaagagtttcaatctGTCTGAAAACCTGAAAAAAcacaagagaatccatactggagaaaaaccttacaagtgctcacactgtgaaaagagtttcactcagtcacaaaacctgaaaacacatgagagaattcatactgtagaaaaaccttacaagtgctcacactgtgaaaagagtttcactcagtcacaagacctgaaaaaacacaagagaattcatactggagaaaaacctttcaagtgctcacactgtgaaaagagtttcactctgtcacatcacctgaaaacacacgagagattccatactggagaaaaaccttacaagtgctcacactgtgaaaagagttttactcagtcacaaaacctaaaaacacacgagagaattcatactggagaaaaacctttcaagtgctcacactgtggaaagagtttcagtctgtcagaaaacctgaaaaaacaagagagaattcatactggagagaaatcATACAACTGCTCTTCGTGTGGGAAAAGTTTCAGGGCAGCAAGTAATCTACATAGACATGTAAATAGAATTAGTAGACACACTGAGCAAATTAATCTTCAGGTCCAGCAAGATTAA
- the LOC127419864 gene encoding zinc finger protein 271-like isoform X4, translating to MLDIDDFITEISPLKKEVTSLKTKLMERDDRLQELEKVSCQSSVCVTDGTSTECQDSVWSGRDQSTSQRLLDKLSEQRSRDTKDSKLTLLCSTDGNQGDQTSTDSLTSVSNAGEQQMLQIPVKMCSVKLLDCRNLMKMRGEFKVEEQQSNEDDDDDNDQISTESLASVCNAGEQQMLKTPVKIEVKQEEIKEEQQSDTNDDQTSTESLASVCNAGEQQMLQIPVKMCSVKLLDCRNLMKMRGEFKVEEQQSNEDDDVYDQTSTESLASVSNAGEQQMLQTPVRIEVKQEEIKEENIAEEQQRDEGDYISSELMEAKEKYQELNKVEEKLQCQKHHDFTTGGKSLSCSKTKKNLSLEKHKRRAAKNIFTCSQCGKSFTNKSQLNKHMKVHTGEKPYTCHQCGKSFTYTISLKGHLCCHSGERPFECEKCGKTFVLNSSLRKHLNTHTDEKPYKCSFCGNRFAHLSYLKNHQKIHTGVGAHMCFECGKTFITADSMKQHQRIHAGEKPYKCSHCGKSFTQSQDLKKHERIHTGEKPYKCSHCEKSFTQSQTLKTHKRIHTGEKPYKCSHCGKSFNLSENLKKHERIHTGEKPYKCSHCEKSFTQSQNLKTHEIIHTGEKPYKCSHCEKSFTQSQDLKKHERIHTGEKPYKCSHCEKSFTLSHHLKTHERFHTGEKPYKCSHCEKSFTQSQNLKTHKRIHTVEKPYKCSHCEKRFTQSQDLKKHERIHTGEKPYKCSHCGKSFNLSENLKKHKRIHTGEKPYKCSHCEKSFTQSQNLKTHERIHTVEKPYKCSHCEKSFTQSQDLKKHKRIHTGEKPFKCSHCEKSFTLSHHLKTHERFHTGEKPYKCSHCEKSFTQSQNLKTHERIHTGEKPFKCSHCGKSFSLSENLKKQERIHTGEKSYNCSSCGKSFRAASNLHRHVNRISRHTEQINLQVQQD from the exons gagctggaaaaggtttcctgtcaatcttcagtgtgtgtgactgatgggacctccacagaatgtcaggattcagtgtggagcggcagagatcagtccacaTCACAGCgactgctggacaaactctctgaacagagatccagagacacaaAGGACTCAaagctcactttactctgttctactgatggtaatcagggtgatcaaacctccacagactCTCTGACTTCTGTTAgtaatgctggagaacagcagatgctgcagataccagtgaagatgtgttcagtgaagctgctggactgcaggaacctgatgaagatgagaggagaattcaaagtagaggaacaacagagtaatgaagatgatgatgatgataatgatcaaatctccacagagtctctggcttctgtctgtaatgctggagaacagcagatgctgaagacaccagtgaagatcgaagtgaagcaggaggagataaaagaggAACAGCAGAGTGATACTAatgatgatcaaacctccacagagtctctggcttctgtttgtaatgctggagaacagcagatgctgcagataccagtgaagatgtgttcagtgaagctgctggactgcaggaacctgatgaagatgagaggagaattcaaagtagaggaacaacagagtaatgaagatgatgatgtttatgatcaaacctccacagagtctctggcttctgtcagtaatgctggagaacagcagatgctgcagacaccagtgaggatcgaagtgaagcaggaggagataaaagaagaaaacatagcagaggaacaacagagagaTGAAGGTGATTATATTTCTTCAG agctgatggaagCGAAAGAGAAATATCAAGAACTGAATAAAGTGGAGGAGAAACTTCagtgtcagaaacatcatgacTTCACAACTGGAGGAAAATCTTTGAGTTGCTCAAAGACTAAGAAGAATTTATCACTAGAGAAGCATAAAAGAAGAGCAGCCAAAAATATTTTCACCTGCtcacagtgtggaaagagtttcacaaataaaagccagcttaataaacacatgaaagttcatactggagagaaaccttacacgtgccatcagtgtgggaaaagTTTCACATATACAATTAGTCTCAAAGGTCATCTCTGCTGTCACTCTGGAGAGAgaccatttgaatgtgaaaagtgtggtaaaacatttgttttgaattcaAGCCTAAGAAAACATCTGAATACTcacacagatgagaagccttacaagtgttctttttgtggaaaccGTTTTGCACACCTGTCCTATTTGAAAAATcaccagaaaatacataccgGTGTGGGGgctcatatgtgctttgaatgtgggaagaccTTTATTACAGCCGACAGCATGAAACAGCACCAAAGAATTCAtgctggagaaaaaccatacaagtgctcacactgtggaaaaagtttcactcaatcacaagacctgaaaaaacatgaaagaatccatactggagaaaaaccttacaagtgctcacactgtgaaaaaagtttcactcagtcacaaaccctgaaaacacacaagagaattcatactggagaaaaaccttacaagtgctcacactgtggaaagagtttcaatctGTCTGAAAacctgaaaaaacacgagagaatccatactggagaaaaaccttacaagtgctcacactgtgaaaagagtttcactcagtcacaaaacctgaaaacacatgagataatccatactggagaaaaaccttacaagtgctcacactgtgaaaagagtttcactcagtcacaagacctgaaaaaacacgagagaatccatactggagagaaaccttacaagtgctcacactgtgaaaagagtttcactctgtcacatcacctgaaaacacacgagagattccatactggagaaaaaccttacaagtgctcacactgtgaaaagagtttcactcagtcacaaaacctgaaaacacacaagagaattcatactgtagaaaaaccttacaagtgctcacactgtgaaaagagattcactcagtcacaagacctgaaaaaacacgagagaatccatactggagaaaaaccttacaagtgctcacactgtggaaagagtttcaatctGTCTGAAAACCTGAAAAAAcacaagagaatccatactggagaaaaaccttacaagtgctcacactgtgaaaagagtttcactcagtcacaaaacctgaaaacacatgagagaattcatactgtagaaaaaccttacaagtgctcacactgtgaaaagagtttcactcagtcacaagacctgaaaaaacacaagagaattcatactggagaaaaacctttcaagtgctcacactgtgaaaagagtttcactctgtcacatcacctgaaaacacacgagagattccatactggagaaaaaccttacaagtgctcacactgtgaaaagagttttactcagtcacaaaacctaaaaacacacgagagaattcatactggagaaaaacctttcaagtgctcacactgtggaaagagtttcagtctgtcagaaaacctgaaaaaacaagagagaattcatactggagagaaatcATACAACTGCTCTTCGTGTGGGAAAAGTTTCAGGGCAGCAAGTAATCTACATAGACATGTAAATAGAATTAGTAGACACACTGAGCAAATTAATCTTCAGGTCCAGCAAGATTAA
- the LOC127419864 gene encoding zinc finger protein 271-like isoform X2 has protein sequence MMTCIHMFIMREQVDVICSKSVRTDLSMLDIDDFITEISPLKKEVTSLKTKLMERDDRLQELEKVSCQSSVCVTDGTSTECQDSVWSGRDQSTSQRLLDKLSEQRSRDTKDSKLTLLCSTDGNQGDQTSTDSLTSVSNAGEQQMLQIPVKMCSVKLLDCRNLMKMRGEFKVEEQQSNEDDDDDNDQISTESLASVCNAGEQQMLKTPVKIEVKQEEIKEEQQSDTNDDQTSTESLASVCNAGEQQMLQIPVKMCSVKLLDCRNLMKMRGEFKVEEQQSNEDDDVYDQTSTESLASVSNAGEQQMLQTPVRIEVKQEEIKEENIAEEQQRDEELMEAKEKYQELNKVEEKLQCQKHHDFTTGGKSLSCSKTKKNLSLEKHKRRAAKNIFTCSQCGKSFTNKSQLNKHMKVHTGEKPYTCHQCGKSFTYTISLKGHLCCHSGERPFECEKCGKTFVLNSSLRKHLNTHTDEKPYKCSFCGNRFAHLSYLKNHQKIHTGVGAHMCFECGKTFITADSMKQHQRIHAGEKPYKCSHCGKSFTQSQDLKKHERIHTGEKPYKCSHCEKSFTQSQTLKTHKRIHTGEKPYKCSHCGKSFNLSENLKKHERIHTGEKPYKCSHCEKSFTQSQNLKTHEIIHTGEKPYKCSHCEKSFTQSQDLKKHERIHTGEKPYKCSHCEKSFTLSHHLKTHERFHTGEKPYKCSHCEKSFTQSQNLKTHKRIHTVEKPYKCSHCEKRFTQSQDLKKHERIHTGEKPYKCSHCGKSFNLSENLKKHKRIHTGEKPYKCSHCEKSFTQSQNLKTHERIHTVEKPYKCSHCEKSFTQSQDLKKHKRIHTGEKPFKCSHCEKSFTLSHHLKTHERFHTGEKPYKCSHCEKSFTQSQNLKTHERIHTGEKPFKCSHCGKSFSLSENLKKQERIHTGEKSYNCSSCGKSFRAASNLHRHVNRISRHTEQINLQVQQD, from the exons gagctggaaaaggtttcctgtcaatcttcagtgtgtgtgactgatgggacctccacagaatgtcaggattcagtgtggagcggcagagatcagtccacaTCACAGCgactgctggacaaactctctgaacagagatccagagacacaaAGGACTCAaagctcactttactctgttctactgatggtaatcagggtgatcaaacctccacagactCTCTGACTTCTGTTAgtaatgctggagaacagcagatgctgcagataccagtgaagatgtgttcagtgaagctgctggactgcaggaacctgatgaagatgagaggagaattcaaagtagaggaacaacagagtaatgaagatgatgatgatgataatgatcaaatctccacagagtctctggcttctgtctgtaatgctggagaacagcagatgctgaagacaccagtgaagatcgaagtgaagcaggaggagataaaagaggAACAGCAGAGTGATACTAatgatgatcaaacctccacagagtctctggcttctgtttgtaatgctggagaacagcagatgctgcagataccagtgaagatgtgttcagtgaagctgctggactgcaggaacctgatgaagatgagaggagaattcaaagtagaggaacaacagagtaatgaagatgatgatgtttatgatcaaacctccacagagtctctggcttctgtcagtaatgctggagaacagcagatgctgcagacaccagtgaggatcgaagtgaagcaggaggagataaaagaagaaaacatagcagaggaacaacagagagaTGAAG agctgatggaagCGAAAGAGAAATATCAAGAACTGAATAAAGTGGAGGAGAAACTTCagtgtcagaaacatcatgacTTCACAACTGGAGGAAAATCTTTGAGTTGCTCAAAGACTAAGAAGAATTTATCACTAGAGAAGCATAAAAGAAGAGCAGCCAAAAATATTTTCACCTGCtcacagtgtggaaagagtttcacaaataaaagccagcttaataaacacatgaaagttcatactggagagaaaccttacacgtgccatcagtgtgggaaaagTTTCACATATACAATTAGTCTCAAAGGTCATCTCTGCTGTCACTCTGGAGAGAgaccatttgaatgtgaaaagtgtggtaaaacatttgttttgaattcaAGCCTAAGAAAACATCTGAATACTcacacagatgagaagccttacaagtgttctttttgtggaaaccGTTTTGCACACCTGTCCTATTTGAAAAATcaccagaaaatacataccgGTGTGGGGgctcatatgtgctttgaatgtgggaagaccTTTATTACAGCCGACAGCATGAAACAGCACCAAAGAATTCAtgctggagaaaaaccatacaagtgctcacactgtggaaaaagtttcactcaatcacaagacctgaaaaaacatgaaagaatccatactggagaaaaaccttacaagtgctcacactgtgaaaaaagtttcactcagtcacaaaccctgaaaacacacaagagaattcatactggagaaaaaccttacaagtgctcacactgtggaaagagtttcaatctGTCTGAAAacctgaaaaaacacgagagaatccatactggagaaaaaccttacaagtgctcacactgtgaaaagagtttcactcagtcacaaaacctgaaaacacatgagataatccatactggagaaaaaccttacaagtgctcacactgtgaaaagagtttcactcagtcacaagacctgaaaaaacacgagagaatccatactggagagaaaccttacaagtgctcacactgtgaaaagagtttcactctgtcacatcacctgaaaacacacgagagattccatactggagaaaaaccttacaagtgctcacactgtgaaaagagtttcactcagtcacaaaacctgaaaacacacaagagaattcatactgtagaaaaaccttacaagtgctcacactgtgaaaagagattcactcagtcacaagacctgaaaaaacacgagagaatccatactggagaaaaaccttacaagtgctcacactgtggaaagagtttcaatctGTCTGAAAACCTGAAAAAAcacaagagaatccatactggagaaaaaccttacaagtgctcacactgtgaaaagagtttcactcagtcacaaaacctgaaaacacatgagagaattcatactgtagaaaaaccttacaagtgctcacactgtgaaaagagtttcactcagtcacaagacctgaaaaaacacaagagaattcatactggagaaaaacctttcaagtgctcacactgtgaaaagagtttcactctgtcacatcacctgaaaacacacgagagattccatactggagaaaaaccttacaagtgctcacactgtgaaaagagttttactcagtcacaaaacctaaaaacacacgagagaattcatactggagaaaaacctttcaagtgctcacactgtggaaagagtttcagtctgtcagaaaacctgaaaaaacaagagagaattcatactggagagaaatcATACAACTGCTCTTCGTGTGGGAAAAGTTTCAGGGCAGCAAGTAATCTACATAGACATGTAAATAGAATTAGTAGACACACTGAGCAAATTAATCTTCAGGTCCAGCAAGATTAA